The genomic region CAGAACGGGACGTGGATGTAGACGCCGAACGGCCGGCCGGGCACCGGGCGCAGCGCGGGTGGCGCGGCGGGCGCGGTTCGGGCGGTCATCAGCCCAGTGTCCCAGACCGCGGTTTTGCTCATCGTGAGCGCAAATCTGCCCCGGTTAGGGCTGGTGCGGCGGTCGTGGCAGAATTGGGCGCGTGACTGCCCCCCGCATCTACTCCCAGCGCGTGACGCTGGTCGTGCGTCGGCATGTCGATTTCAAGCGCGTCTGTACCTGTTGTTGTCTGCGTTGACGCGCTTGATCTGAGGACCCAGCCCACCCCACGAGAATTTTCAGCTGGCCGCCGGATCTGCGCCGCCGGACAGCCACCGGTGGGTTTTCGCGATCCGAACGCCGGCTCCTGAAGGAGCCACACCCAGATGACTACCGCAGAGTCCAAGCCGCGGCCCAAGAAGACCCGGGCCGAGGGTCAGTGGGCGCTCGGCTACCGCGAGCCGCTCAACGCCAACGAGCAGTTCAAAAAGGACGACAACCCGCTCAACGTGCGCGGCCGCATCCTCGACATCTACTCCAAGCGCGGCTTCGACAGCATCGACAAGCAGGACCTGCGCGGCCGGATGCGCTGGATGGGCCTGTACACCCAGCGTGAGCAGGGCTACGACGGCACCTGGACCGGCGACGAGAACATCGACGTCCTCGAGGCGAAGTACTTCATGATGCGGGTGCGCTGCGACGGCGGCGCCCTGACCACCGCGGCGCTGCGCACGCTCGGCGAGATCTCCGTCGACTTCGCCCGCAACACCGCCGACATCTCCGACCGGGAGAACGTCCAGTACCACTGGATCGAGATCGAGAACGTCCCGGAGATCTGGCGCCGGCTCGAGGAGCACGGCCTGCACACCACCGAGGCGTGCGGTGACTGCCCGCGCGTGGTGCTGGGCAGCCCGCTGGCCGGGGAGTCGCTCGACGAGGTCCTCGACCCGACCTGGGCGATCGAGGAGATCGTGCGCCGCTACATCGGCGACAAGGAGCTGTCCAACCTGCCGCGCAAGTTCAAGACCGCGATCTCGGGTCTGCAGGACGTCGCGCACGAGGTCAACGACGTCGCGTTCATCGGCGTCAACCATCCCGAGCACGGTCCGGGCCTGGACGTGTGGGTCGGCGGCGGCCTGTCCACCAACCCGATGCTGGCCCAGCGGCTGGGCGCGTGGGTGCCGCTGGAGGAGGTGCCCGACGTCTGGGAGGGCATCGTCAAGGTGTTCCGCGACTACGGGTACCGCCGGCTGCGGTCCAAGGCGCGGCTGAAGTTCCTGATCAAGGACTGGGGCGTCGAGAAGTTCCGGGAAGTTCTCGAGCAGGAGTACCTGGGCCGCAAGCTGATCGACGGGCCCGCGCCCGAACCGGTCACCCACCCGATCGACCACGTCGGCATCCAGAAGCTCAAGAACGGGCTCAACGCCGTCGGCGTCGCCCCGATCGCGGGCCGGGTGTCGGGCACGATCCTGACCAAGGTGGCCGACCTCGCGGAGGCGGCCGGGTCCAACCGGGTCCGGTTCACCCCGTACCAGAAGCTGATCATCCTCGACGTCCCCGACGACAAGCTCGACGAGCTGACCGCCGGCCTGGACACACTGGGGCTGCCGGCGCGGCCGTCGGCGTGGCGCAAGAACCTGATGGCCTGCACCGGCATCGAGTTCTGCAAGCTGTCGTTCGCCGAGACCCGCAACCGGGCGCAGGCGCTGGTGCCGGAGCTGGAGAAGCGGCTCGAGGACATCAACGCGCGGCTGGACGTGCCGATCACGGTGAACATCAACGGCTGCCCGAACTCGTGCGCGCGCATCCAGATCGCCGATATCGGGTTCAAGGGCCAGATGGTCGACGACGGCAACGGCAACGCCGTCGAGGGCTTCCAGGTGCACCTGGGCGGCAGCCTGGGCCTGGACAGCGGGTTCGGCCGCAAGCTGCGCGGCCACAAGGTGCTGTCCAGCGAGCTGGGCGACTACATCGACCGGGTGGTGCGCAACTTCGTGAAACAACGCCAGGATGGCGAGCGTTTCGCTGTCTGGGCGATGCGCGCCGACGAAGCGGACCTGCGATGAGCGAGGTGAACCCAGCGATGAACAACGCGAGGACCGAGGACGAGCTGAAGGCACTGGCCGAGCGGGGTGCCGCCGAGCTGGACGGGGCGAGCGCCGAGGAGTTGCTGCGCTGGACCGACGAGCACTTCGGCGGGGAGCCCGCCGGCGGGTCGGCGCGCTCGGGTTACGTGGTGGCGTCGAACATGCAGGACGCGGTGCTGGTGCACATGGCCGCGCAGGTCCGCCCCGGGGTGGACATCCTGTTCCTCGACACCGGCTACCACTTCGCCGAGACGATCGGCACCCGCGACGCGGTCGAGGCGGTCTATGACGTCAACATCGTCAACGTCACCCCGGAGCGCAGCGTCGCCGAACAGGACGCCGCGCTGGGTAAGAACCTGTTCGCCCGCGAGCCCAACGAGTGCTGCCGGCTGCGCAAGGTGGAGCCGCTGAGCAAGGCGCTGCGCAACTATTCGGCGTGGGTCACCGGGATCCGCCGGGTGGAGGCGCCGACGCGCGCGAACGCCCCGTTCATCAGCTGGGACAGCGCGTTCGGTCTGGTCAAGATCAACCCGTTGGCGGCGTGGACCGACGAGGACATGCAGGCCTACATCGAGAAGCACGGGGTGCTGGTGAATCCGCTTGTCGACGAGGGCTACCCGTCAATCGGCTGCGCGCCGTGCACCACCAAGCCGGTCGACGGCGCGGATCCGCGCAGCGGCCGCTGGGCGGGCACCGGCAAGATCGAATGCGGTCTGCACGCCTCGTGAGGACCCGGTGACGCTGGTTCTGACCGCGCACGGCAGCGCTGATCCGCGCTCGGCGGCGGTCACGCATGCGGTCGCCGGACGGATCCGGCGGCTGCGGCCCTGGCTCGACGTGCGCGCGGCGTTCCTCGAGAAGACCGGGCCGAGCCTGGGTGAGACGCTGCGCGGCCTCGACGGGCCCGCCGTGGTGGTGCCGTTCCTGCTGGCCAGAGCGTTCCACGCGCGGGTCGACATCCCGGCGATGATCGCCGAGTCCGGCGCCGAGGTGGACCGCGCCGAGGTGCTCGGCGAGGACCCGGCGCTGCTGACGGTGATGCGGTTGCGGCTGGCCGAGCTCGGGGTCTCCCCCGACGACGACGGCCTCGGTGTGGTGGTCGTGGCGGTGGGTTCGTCGGATCCGGCGGCCAACGCCCGCACCGCCACGGTGGCGTCGGCGCTGCAGTCCGGAAACCGTTGGGCTGCAACGGATATGGCGTTCGCCACCGGCCCGTACGCGAACCTGCCCGCGGTCGTTGAGCGGATGCGGGCCCGCGGTGTCGAGCGGCTGGTCGTGGCGCCATGGTTCCTGGCGCACGGGGTGATCACCGACCGGGTCGCCGCGTTCGCCGGCGCGCAGGGCATTCCGATGGCCCAGCCGCTGGGCTCGCACAACCTGGTGGCCGCGACGGTGCTGGACCGCTTCGACGCGGTCGCCGCGCTGGACCTGGCCGCCTAACTCCCCCTTTTCTCTCCCGCGAGTTCCTCCCGCGAGCAGACACAGAATCGCACGCTTTCCCGCGAATTCACGCGATTCTGTGTCTGCTCGCGGCGTTTGGCGACCCTGTGATCCGGGCCGCAGCCCTTTGACTCCTATACCCCCAGGGGTATAGTCAACGACATCAGAAATACCCCCCAGGGTATAGCCAGCGAGCATTGAAGGGATGCGGCCATGAAACTCATCCAGTACTACCTGGACTGTCTGTCCCACGCGTCGTACCTGATCGGCGACGAGACCACCGGACGCGCCGTGGTCATCGACCCGCAGCGCGACATCTCCGAATACCTCGCCGACGCCGAGAAGTACGGTTTCGCAATCGAACTCGTCATCGAGACGCACTTCCACGCCGACTTCATCTCCGGCCACCTGGAGCTGGCGGAGGCCACCGGGGCCACGATCGTCTACTCGTCGGTCGCCGAGCCGGAGTTCGACTTCATGGGGGTCGCCAACGGTCAGCGCTACTCGCTGGGCGAGGTGACGCTGGAGTTCCGCCACACCCCCGGCCACACCCCAGAGTCGCTGTCGATCGTGGTCTACGAGCACGCCGACGACGAGGTGCCGTACGGCGTCTTCACCGGCGACACCCTGTTCATCGGCGACGTGGGCCGCCCCGACCTGCTGGCCTCGATCGGCTACTCCCGTGAGGAGCTGGCCGAACTGCTCTACGACTCGCTGCACACCAAGCTGATCACGCTGCCCGACGCCACCCGGGTCTACCCCGCCCACGGCGCCGGCTCGGCGTGCGGCAAGAACCTGTCGACCGACCTGGTCTCGACGATCGGCGAGCAGAAGCAGTGGAACTACGCGCTGCGTGCCCCCGACAAGGAGACCTTCATGCGGCTGGTCACCGAGGGGCAGCCGCCGGCGCCGGGCTACTTCGTCTACGACGCGATCCTCAACCGTAAGGTCCACGGTCTGCTCGACGAGGACCGGGCGCCCGAGGCGCTGAGCTACGACCGGGTTCGTCAGGCGGTCGACCGCGGCGCCGTCGTCGTCGACACCCGCACCCCCGACGACTTCGCCCGCGGCCACCTGCGTGGCTCGGTCAACATCGGGCTCGGCGGCCGCTACGCCGAGTTCACCGGTTCGGTGCTGTCCCCCGACGTCGAGATCGTGCTGGTCACCGAGCCCGGCCAGGAGCTGGAGGGCAAGAACCGGTTGGCGCGCATCGGATTCGACCGGGTGCTCGGCTATCTGGCCGAACCCGACAAGGCGATGGTCGAGCATCCGCAGGACGTCGCGGTGGCGTCGCGGCTGACCGCCAAGGCGTTCGGCGACCGGGTCGCCGAGGTGAGCGGGCTGCAGATCGTCGACGTGCGCAACCCGGGCGAGGCGGAGGCCGGCATCATCCCCGGCGCCGTCAACATCCCGCTGGCCCAATTGGCCGGGCGCATCGGCGAACTCGACGCCGCCACCCCGACGGTCGTGTACTGCGCGGGCGGGTACCGCTCCTCGATCGCCGCGAGCCTGCTGCGCCACCACGGCTTCACCGACGTCAGCGACATCATCGGCGGTTACAACGCCTGGGACCAGACCTTCCAGAACGCCTGAGTACGAAAGGAACCGAAGTTGACAACCGCTAAGCACCGCATCCTGATCATCGGTGGCGGCACGGCAGGTATCACGGTCGCGGCCCGCCTGCTGCGCAAGGGCCACACCGATGTCGCGGTGATCGAACCGTCGGACACCCACTACTACCAGGCGATGTGGACGCTGGTGGGTGGCGGGCAGGCCAGGGCCGCCGCCACCGCCCGGCCCGAGTGCAGCGTGATGCCCAAGGGCGCCACCTGGATCCGGACCTCGGCGACGACCATCGACCCGGACAACAACGCGGTCGACTGCGCCGACGGCTCCCGCTACGAGTACGACGTGCTCGTCGTGTGCCCCGGCATCCAGCTGGACTGGGACCGCACCGAGGGCCTGACGGACACGCTCGGCCGCAACGGTGTCTCGTCGAACTACTCCTACGAGCTGGCCCCGCGCACCTGGGAGTTCATCCGCAACACCCGTTCGGGCACCGCGGTTTTCGCGATGCCGTCCGGCCCGATCAAGTGCGCGGGTGCGCCGCAGAAGATCGCATACCTGGCCTGCGACCACTGGCGCCGCGAGGGGGTGCTGTCCAACATCGACGTGCACCTGGTGCTGCCGACACCGCGCACCTTCGGCATCCCCGAGATCGCCGACAGCCTCGACAAGGTCGCCGCCGACTACGGCATCCACGTGCACACCCATTCCGAGGTGACCGCGGTCGACGGCGGTGCCCGCAAGGTCACGGTGAGCAGTATCAGCGACCCGGGTGCGGTCACCACGCTGCCCTACGACGTCATGCACATCGCGCCGAAACAGTCGGCGCCGGACTGGATCAAGGCCAGCCCGCTGTCGACGTGCGACGCCAACGGCTACGTCGACGTGGACAAGAACACGATGCAGCATGTGCGCTACCCCAACGTGTTCAGCCTCGGCGACGCCGGCTCCACCCCGAACTCCAAGACCGGGGCCGCGATTCGCAAGCAGGCCCCCGTCGTCGTCGACAACATCGACGCGTACCTGGCGGGCCGTCCCCTGCCCGCGCTCTACGACGGCTATGCGTCGTGCCCGATCGTCACGTCGTCACGCGACATGCTGCTCGCCGAGTTCGACTACACGTTCCAGATGAAGCCGACGTTCCCGGTCCTCAACCCCGCCAAGCCGCACCGCGCCTACTGGTACCTCAAGCGCTACGGCCTGCCGTTCATGTACTGGAACCTGATGCTCAAAGGACTTGCCTGACATGACAACCGCTCTGACGCTGAACCCCGAGGACCTGCGCGACATGCTCACCTCGGGCCGCCCGCCCCGGCTGATCGACGTCCGCACCCCGGCGGAGTTCGAGACCGCCCACATCCCAGGGTCGTACAACGTCCCGCTGGACCTGCTGCGCGAACACCGCGACGAGATCGCGGGCCACCTGCGTGACGAGGTGGTGCTGATCTGCCGGTCCGGTAAGCGGGCCGGTGACGCCGAACAGTCGCTGCGCGACGCCGGCCTGACCAACGTGCACATCCTGAACGGCGGGATGCTCGCCTGGGAGGGCGCCGGCCTCACCGTCAACCGCGGCAGGCAGCGCTGGGACCTGGAACGTCAGGTGCGGCTGACGGCGGGCTCGCTGGTGCTGGCCGGCATCCTCGGCAGTGTCGCCGTGCCCGGGCTGAAGTGGCTGGCCGCCGGTATCGGCGCGGGCCTGTCGGTGGCGGCGCTGACCGACACCTGCGCGATGGGCACGCTGCTGTCGAAGCTGCCCTACAACCGGCCCCCGTCCTGCGACGCGGCGACCGTCGTCGCCCGCCTCACCGGGAACTGACGACCATGCTGGGGTTGACGGTTGCCCTCGCCGTGCTGGTCGGTGTGGCGCTGGGCGTACTCGGCGGCGGCGGCTCGATCCTGACCGTGCCGCTGCTGGCCTACGTCGCCG from Mycolicibacterium phlei harbors:
- a CDS encoding NAD(P)/FAD-dependent oxidoreductase is translated as MTTAKHRILIIGGGTAGITVAARLLRKGHTDVAVIEPSDTHYYQAMWTLVGGGQARAAATARPECSVMPKGATWIRTSATTIDPDNNAVDCADGSRYEYDVLVVCPGIQLDWDRTEGLTDTLGRNGVSSNYSYELAPRTWEFIRNTRSGTAVFAMPSGPIKCAGAPQKIAYLACDHWRREGVLSNIDVHLVLPTPRTFGIPEIADSLDKVAADYGIHVHTHSEVTAVDGGARKVTVSSISDPGAVTTLPYDVMHIAPKQSAPDWIKASPLSTCDANGYVDVDKNTMQHVRYPNVFSLGDAGSTPNSKTGAAIRKQAPVVVDNIDAYLAGRPLPALYDGYASCPIVTSSRDMLLAEFDYTFQMKPTFPVLNPAKPHRAYWYLKRYGLPFMYWNLMLKGLA
- a CDS encoding sirohydrochlorin chelatase; this encodes MTLVLTAHGSADPRSAAVTHAVAGRIRRLRPWLDVRAAFLEKTGPSLGETLRGLDGPAVVVPFLLARAFHARVDIPAMIAESGAEVDRAEVLGEDPALLTVMRLRLAELGVSPDDDGLGVVVVAVGSSDPAANARTATVASALQSGNRWAATDMAFATGPYANLPAVVERMRARGVERLVVAPWFLAHGVITDRVAAFAGAQGIPMAQPLGSHNLVAATVLDRFDAVAALDLAA
- a CDS encoding rhodanese-like domain-containing protein — encoded protein: MTTALTLNPEDLRDMLTSGRPPRLIDVRTPAEFETAHIPGSYNVPLDLLREHRDEIAGHLRDEVVLICRSGKRAGDAEQSLRDAGLTNVHILNGGMLAWEGAGLTVNRGRQRWDLERQVRLTAGSLVLAGILGSVAVPGLKWLAAGIGAGLSVAALTDTCAMGTLLSKLPYNRPPSCDAATVVARLTGN
- a CDS encoding MBL fold metallo-hydrolase, with the translated sequence MKLIQYYLDCLSHASYLIGDETTGRAVVIDPQRDISEYLADAEKYGFAIELVIETHFHADFISGHLELAEATGATIVYSSVAEPEFDFMGVANGQRYSLGEVTLEFRHTPGHTPESLSIVVYEHADDEVPYGVFTGDTLFIGDVGRPDLLASIGYSREELAELLYDSLHTKLITLPDATRVYPAHGAGSACGKNLSTDLVSTIGEQKQWNYALRAPDKETFMRLVTEGQPPAPGYFVYDAILNRKVHGLLDEDRAPEALSYDRVRQAVDRGAVVVDTRTPDDFARGHLRGSVNIGLGGRYAEFTGSVLSPDVEIVLVTEPGQELEGKNRLARIGFDRVLGYLAEPDKAMVEHPQDVAVASRLTAKAFGDRVAEVSGLQIVDVRNPGEAEAGIIPGAVNIPLAQLAGRIGELDAATPTVVYCAGGYRSSIAASLLRHHGFTDVSDIIGGYNAWDQTFQNA
- a CDS encoding phosphoadenylyl-sulfate reductase — protein: MNNARTEDELKALAERGAAELDGASAEELLRWTDEHFGGEPAGGSARSGYVVASNMQDAVLVHMAAQVRPGVDILFLDTGYHFAETIGTRDAVEAVYDVNIVNVTPERSVAEQDAALGKNLFAREPNECCRLRKVEPLSKALRNYSAWVTGIRRVEAPTRANAPFISWDSAFGLVKINPLAAWTDEDMQAYIEKHGVLVNPLVDEGYPSIGCAPCTTKPVDGADPRSGRWAGTGKIECGLHAS
- a CDS encoding nitrite/sulfite reductase, with amino-acid sequence MTTAESKPRPKKTRAEGQWALGYREPLNANEQFKKDDNPLNVRGRILDIYSKRGFDSIDKQDLRGRMRWMGLYTQREQGYDGTWTGDENIDVLEAKYFMMRVRCDGGALTTAALRTLGEISVDFARNTADISDRENVQYHWIEIENVPEIWRRLEEHGLHTTEACGDCPRVVLGSPLAGESLDEVLDPTWAIEEIVRRYIGDKELSNLPRKFKTAISGLQDVAHEVNDVAFIGVNHPEHGPGLDVWVGGGLSTNPMLAQRLGAWVPLEEVPDVWEGIVKVFRDYGYRRLRSKARLKFLIKDWGVEKFREVLEQEYLGRKLIDGPAPEPVTHPIDHVGIQKLKNGLNAVGVAPIAGRVSGTILTKVADLAEAAGSNRVRFTPYQKLIILDVPDDKLDELTAGLDTLGLPARPSAWRKNLMACTGIEFCKLSFAETRNRAQALVPELEKRLEDINARLDVPITVNINGCPNSCARIQIADIGFKGQMVDDGNGNAVEGFQVHLGGSLGLDSGFGRKLRGHKVLSSELGDYIDRVVRNFVKQRQDGERFAVWAMRADEADLR